Proteins from a single region of Vigna radiata var. radiata cultivar VC1973A unplaced genomic scaffold, Vradiata_ver6 scaffold_428, whole genome shotgun sequence:
- the LOC106779147 gene encoding uncharacterized protein LOC106779147: MATVSSFTWSAGGSGGGSSSVGGGSSSHSEASSREVASLGSASSGGDRIWHDAALSLLEGGVVVDGLDGTPAGGWPTIGGYTWASHDVGSFKSEIKTRGELLEWANQTYLVRDEEDARLIRLGVCRPNEWVFHGKGSSIEDFFFVYTYLFKRMHVRIPFSRFQAAVLRQMNVAPCQLCQLHPNGWACIQAFIVMCAALGIKPTLPLFFLYFHVRPPSKHGWVSLTSVQDSCLFKAYSDSFKKFKTSLFKVIIKEAGRNQFRNDVGEPLFPYYWTENPSRVCAVAVEDLTPTDVETVRTIDDLPRRLHARPLVRTPNVQVPPRVNVTMAQNVPPEIVNLVATEIPAAQAIPDAQALRTSSSKRKRKSRVFLQEESARGQ, encoded by the coding sequence ATGGCAACAGTATCTTCCTTTACTTGGTCGGCGGGCGGAAGCGGCGGGGGCTCCTCCAGTGTCGGCGGGGGGTCATCTTCGCATTCCGAGGCTAGTTCGCGGGAGGTTGCTTCGTTGGGGTCGGCTTCGTCAGGAGGCGACCGGATTTGGCATGATGCTGCTCTTTCTCTCCTTGAGGGCGGTGTCGTGGTTGATGGTTTGGACGGGACACCGGCCGGTGGATGGCCGACCATTGGCGGATACACTTGGGCCTCCCATGACGTTGGTTCCTTCAAGTCTGAGATCAAGACCAGGGGCGAGCTACTAGAGTGGGCCAACCAAACCTATCTGGTCCGAGACGAAGAGGACGCCCGGCTGATCCGTCTGGGGGTATGCCGTCCCAACGAGTGGGTATTCCACGGGAAGGGATCTAGTATCGAAGACTTCTTTTTTGTATATACATACTTGTTCAAGCGGATGCATGTCCGGATACCCTTCTCGCGGTTCCAGGCGGCCGTTCTTCGCCAGATGAACGTTGCCCCTTGCCAGCTTTGCCAGCTGCATCCGAACGGGTGGGCTTGCATTCAAGCCTTCATAGTCATGTGTGCCGCATTGGGCATTAAGCCGACCCTACctttattctttctttatttccatGTCCGACCTCCTTCTAAGCACGGGTGGGTCTCGTTAACATCCGTCCAAGATTCTTGCCTCTTCAAGGCGTACTCTGATTCTTTCAAGAAGTTTAAGACTAGCTTGTTCAAAGTAATAATAAAGGAAGCCGGCCGTAACCAATTCCGCAATGACGTTGGCGAGCCACTGTTCCCCTACTATTGGACGGAGAATCCGTCTCGAGTATGTGCGGTTGCAGTTGAAGATTTGACCCCTACGGACGTCGAGACCGTCAGAACCATTGATGATTTGCCCCGCCGCCTTCACGCCCGTCCCCTAGTGCGCACCCCGAATGTCCAAGTTCCTCCTCGGGTCAACGTGACCATGGCCCAAAACGTTCCTCCGGAGATTGTCAATCTCGTGGCGACCGAGATACCAGCTGCCCAAGCGATTCCGGACGCTCAGGCTCTGCGTACCTCTTCCTCCAAAAGGAAGAGGAAATCAAGAGTCTTCCTCCAAGAGGAGTCGGCGAGAGGGCAGTGA